In Dysidea avara chromosome 3, odDysAvar1.4, whole genome shotgun sequence, a single window of DNA contains:
- the LOC136249665 gene encoding E3 ubiquitin-protein ligase RNF217-like encodes MTSLLEVLPCVNLSDNELSETFGGLSSVKRSNDIDHESDSGVESLSDLEIASFIVPQPPSVPPAVPCRLPLHRWISREAEEPGYIEVVAHVIPAPPAVPPAVPFIPPLHRWISRERLEDNDSLHDFPQELLYQLEAFRSSFNSFEINCICSDVLPPPPPVTCDTTCEVCFEPTCVQLPCCSAYVCEECTYNIVVMNVNDGVTSIPCPSPECDQLLLRDDILKLLNSRNDLGTKDKYERFRLSKSSNDREKVCPRCSWLTTIGTDKKPRRWKEVDIHITCEKCSLEWCFKCHAPWHTEISCKDFKRGNKDFRKWIAGKDLKGNANGYHCPSCKIPIQRTTGCNHMTCSDCRCEFCYRCGCRYVNIPGILGNHYSKLGFAGCKHNYEPNNDVKRVSVRGGYLFSKVATVMGNPGLMIAGGAVLLVAGVVVVPVFVSYKVYKRHSARKAVRQRRERTRELAQRRRQ; translated from the coding sequence ATGACAAGCTTGCTAGAAGTGCTCCCATGTGTGAACCTCTCTGACAACGAGTTGTCTGAAACTTTTGGTGGACTGTCGAGCGTCAAGCGAAGTAACGATATAGATCACGAGAGCGACTCAGGTGTGGAGAGTTTATCAGACTTGGAAATTGCTTCATTCATTGTTCCACAACCCCCAAGTGTTCCTCCGGCAGTTCCTTGTCGACTTCCACTGCACCGCTGGATTTCACGGGAAGCTGAGGAGCCGGGATACATCGAAGTCGTCGCTCACGTGATACCTGCACCTCCTGCTGTACCCCCAGCAGTTCCTTTCATACCTCCTCTCCACAGGTGGATATCACGAGAAAGGCTTGAAGATAACGACAGCTTACATGATTTTCCTCAAGAATTGCTTTATCAGCTTGAAGCTTTTAGGTCCAGCTTCAACagttttgaaataaattgtattTGTTCTGATGTATTGCCACCTCCTCCTCCTGTGACATGTGACACTACTTGTGAGGTGTGCTTTGAACCAACCTGTGTACAGTTACCTTGCTGTTCTGCTTACGTTTGTGAGGAGTGCACTTACAATATTGTAGTGATGAATGTGAATGATGGAGTGACCAGTATTCCTTGCCCTAGCCCAGAATGTGACCAGCTACTTTTGAGAGATGACATTTTAAAGCTTCTCAATTCGCGCAATGATCTGGGCACAAAGGATAAGTATGAACGTTTCCGACTATCAAAGAGCTCCAATGACAGGGAGAAAGTGTGTCCAAGGTGCTCGTGGTTAACTACAATTGGTACTGATAAGAAACCACGCAGATGGAAAGAAGTAGATATTCACATCACCTGTGAGAAATGCAGCCTAGAGTGGTGCTTCAAGTGTCATGCCCCCTGGCATACAGAAATTTCTTGTAAAGACTTTAAACGTGGTAACAAGGACTTTAGAAAGTGGATTGCTGGCAAGGATTTAAAAGGCAATGCAAATGGTTACCATTGTCCTTCTTGCAAGATACCCATTCAACGAACCACAGGTTGCAACCACATGACTTGCAGTGACTGTCGTTGTGAATTCTGCTATCGTTGTGGCTGCCGCTACGTGAACATACCTGGTATCCTTGGTAATCATTATTCCAAGCTGGGATTTGCTGGGTGTAAACATAACTATGAACCCAATAATGATGTCAAGAGGGTGTCGGTCCGTGGAGGCTACCTCTTTTCAAAAGTAGCAACAGTCATGGGCAACCCAGGCCTGATGATAGCTGGTGGAGCAGTATTACTAGTAGCAGGTGTTGTAGTAGTACCAGTTTTTGTCAGTTACAAAGTGTACAAGCGTCACTCTGCCAGGAAGGCTGTTAGACAACGCCGTGAGAGGACACGAGAATTGGCTCAACGTAGACGTCAGTGA